Proteins from one Microcaecilia unicolor chromosome 2, aMicUni1.1, whole genome shotgun sequence genomic window:
- the TAL2 gene encoding T-cell acute lymphocytic leukemia protein 2 → MTGKILTNTRERWRQQNVNSAFAELRRLIPTHPPDKKLSKNETLRLAMKYINFLIRILGEPGLPQAEGGSQGSILGLFQENTHLHDMGAWTLMKNCESLFPGPSGNHAECWLDSPSP, encoded by the coding sequence ATGACAGGGAAGATTTTAACCAACACCAGGGAAAGGTGGAGGCAACAGAATGTCAACAGTGCTTTTGCAGAACTGAGGAGGCTCATTCCCACTCATCCCCCAGACAAAAAGCTTAGCAAGAATGAAACACTTCGCCTGGCCATGAAGTATATAAACTTTCTCATCAGGATACTTGGAGAGCCAGGGTTGCCACAAGCAGAGGGGGGATCTCAAGGATCTATTCTGGGACTGTTCCAAGAAAATACTCATCTACATGATATGGGAGCCTGGACTCTGATGAAAAATTGTGAGTCCCTCTTCCCTGGGCCAAGTGGCAACCATGCAGAGTGCTGGCTGGATTCTCCTTCACCATAA